The DNA sequence GTACGGTGACTGGTGAATGTGAACCTTTCAAAGCCAAAATAATCTATAACTTATATAGTGCAAAAATATATGTGTGATTCGATGAGCAAACTAAAGTCTTCATATACAGTTGTTACTGTTACATACAGAATTACAGACATTTGACACTCGCATAAAAGTGTAAGAACACCATACTTGTtgcaaaaacagaaaagtaattATTGGAACAGAgtttaaaacaaaaagagaaagagaaggagtTCTAAAGAAGACCTCACCATCTGCTAGAAAATATGAGGGCAAACTACCAAACTAGGCTAACATAACAGTACATACAATTTACTCCATGTAGCTAACTATAATACAAGCCAATTAGCCAAATATATTTGGATGATATCAAGTGAGTTTTATTTGACTAGTTAAAGAAAATACAAACTTTTCATACCACTCCAAGTTAAAAGTTAATCTAACTCTTGGATCACTTCTAAATCTTGGGTAATTTGTCTTGCAGGCACACTAATTTTAGCATATTTTCTTGAAGGCCCTGTGGAAGCAAAAGGATTAGGAGGTATTGCTAATGTGTCTTGGTCTCCCTCCAACATTTGAAGCACTGTCTGCATTGATGGTCGATCCACTGCATGCCATTGGATGCACCAAAGTCCCACTGTTGCTAGTTTCTTAGCAATTTTagcatcttcttcatcttcaatatGAATTCTGATTTCATCAGTCTCTTCTAAAATACTATGCATCCATTCTGGATAGTAAACATGGCTACTGTTTTCTTCTATATCCTCTGTGATCTTCTTCCCTCCAATTGTTTCTAGCAGCATCATTCCATAACTGTAAACATCATACTTGTAAGATACATTTCCAAAGTTTCTTGAGAAAACTTCGGGCGCAATGTACCCCAAAGTTCCTCTAGCTGCTGTCATTGACATTACACTTTGATCCTTGGAACATAATTTAGCTAGACCGAAATCACAAATTTTTGGAGTAAAGTTGTGATCTAGCAACACATTTTGAGGTTTGATATCAAAATGGAGAATGCGTTGATCACAACCTTGGTGAAGATACTCAATTCCTTTAGCTACATCTAGAGCAATCTCTTGCAACTTCTTCCAGCCCAAAAAGTTTTGCTTGTTGTCGGGCGAATTTATGAACTTCTGGAGTGAAGAATTTGGCAAGAACTCATAGACAAGAGCTCTTCTGAACCCATCAGCACAGAAACCAATCAACCGGACAATATTGACATGGGGGATTCTACCAATTATACCAACTTCATTGACCAACTCCTCCCCATTCCCCTGGGAATTATTCAGCATTTTCACAGCAATAGGAAATTTGTGTGTGTGATCACGATTTAACGTGTAGTGGAGTCAACATCATGGTCATGAATCTTATTGGTTTCTATGAATATGTACTATCGGACTGTTAAATTCATAAGTCAAAGTCagcttctttatttatttaattttgatcgtATACCAACTTCTTTAGATCATGATGTTCTAAGAGAATTATTACAGAACTT is a window from the Arachis hypogaea cultivar Tifrunner chromosome 17, arahy.Tifrunner.gnm2.J5K5, whole genome shotgun sequence genome containing:
- the LOC112764583 gene encoding rust resistance kinase Lr10-like produces the protein MLNNSQGNGEELVNEVGIIGRIPHVNIVRLIGFCADGFRRALVYEFLPNSSLQKFINSPDNKQNFLGWKKLQEIALDVAKGIEYLHQGCDQRILHFDIKPQNVLLDHNFTPKICDFGLAKLCSKDQSVMSMTAARGTLGYIAPEVFSRNFGNVSYKYDVYSYGMMLLETIGGKKITEDIEENSSHVYYPEWMHSILEETDEIRIHIEDEEDAKIAKKLATVGLWCIQWHAVDRPSMQTVLQMLEGDQDTLAIPPNPFASTGPSRKYAKISVPARQITQDLEVIQELD